From the genome of Gemmatimonadales bacterium, one region includes:
- a CDS encoding class I SAM-dependent methyltransferase, producing the protein MTLKERVRAEYDALAGVYEQRWSRYIEASTAATLRRLPLDAGTRVLDVGCGTGVLLGRLVGRSPFREVTGVDLSPGMVAQARRRLPASVRLLVGDAEALPFAAASFDVVVSASSFHYWTAPTRGLDELRRVLRPGGHLVITDWCDDYLACRLCDRVLRLVNPSHAPIYGGRECGALLSRARFQVTSLERYRISWLWGLMTAAARAPAG; encoded by the coding sequence ATGACCCTGAAGGAACGCGTCCGCGCCGAGTACGACGCGCTCGCCGGCGTGTACGAACAGCGCTGGAGCCGGTATATCGAGGCGAGCACGGCCGCCACCCTGCGCCGGCTTCCGCTGGACGCCGGGACGCGCGTGCTCGACGTCGGCTGTGGCACCGGCGTGCTTCTGGGCCGCCTGGTCGGGCGGTCACCCTTCCGGGAGGTGACCGGCGTCGATCTCTCGCCCGGCATGGTGGCGCAGGCCCGGCGGCGGTTGCCGGCCAGCGTTCGGCTGCTGGTGGGGGATGCGGAGGCGTTGCCTTTCGCTGCGGCCAGCTTCGATGTCGTCGTGTCCGCGAGCTCCTTCCACTACTGGACTGCGCCGACACGCGGGCTGGACGAGCTCCGCCGCGTGCTTCGTCCGGGCGGGCACCTGGTCATCACGGACTGGTGCGACGACTACCTGGCCTGCCGGCTCTGCGATCGGGTCCTGCGCCTGGTGAATCCGTCCCATGCTCCCATCTACGGCGGGCGCGAATGTGGCGCCCTTCTCTCCCGCGCCCGCTTTCAGGTGACCAGCCTGGAGCGGTACCGCATCAGTTGGCTCTGGGGGCTCATGACGGCCGCCGCCCGCGCGCCCGCCGGATAG
- a CDS encoding antibiotic biosynthesis monooxygenase: MIARQWHGRVPATRADDYYEYLLRTGLPDYRRTPGNRGVYVFRRQEGDVTHFLLTTLWDSLESIQAFAGADVERARYYPEDTGYLLELEPTVTHFEVLSTPAGDRLGAGEAAS, encoded by the coding sequence ATGATCGCACGCCAATGGCACGGACGCGTCCCGGCGACGCGGGCCGACGACTACTACGAGTACCTGCTTCGGACCGGGTTACCGGACTACCGTCGGACGCCGGGGAATCGCGGGGTCTACGTGTTCCGCCGGCAGGAAGGCGATGTCACCCACTTTCTGCTCACCACCCTTTGGGACTCGCTGGAGAGCATTCAGGCGTTCGCCGGTGCCGACGTCGAGCGGGCACGCTACTACCCGGAAGACACCGGCTACCTGCTCGAGCTGGAGCCGACGGTCACCCACTTCGAGGTGTTGAGCACTCCGGCCGGCGACCGGCTCGGCGCGGGCGAGGCAGCATCATGA
- a CDS encoding proline iminopeptidase-family hydrolase: protein MSHPVLVLSLSLGLLACGEQGTPAHDVPSSSKAPAPKSLPAGEAYLAVPDGRIWYKVSGAGPGTPVILLHGGPGYASFYLKPFEELGDDRPVVRYDQLGGGKSDPITDTTRFTIAHFVRELDSLRAHLGYAKVHLLGHSWGTILAIEYYRAHPDHVASLTLASAALDIPAWERNARRLVATLPDSAQRAIRVREAEGRFDAPDYQAALGEFYGRYVWRHPVEADLDSLMKTVNEHIYNYMQGPSEFTITGTLRHYNATALLRTVRVPTLFTVGQFDEADPATIRRFARMTPGARVVVLPGAAHLTPWDAREESVRIERAFLRAADSTGP, encoded by the coding sequence GTGTCACATCCTGTCCTGGTCCTCAGCCTTTCCCTCGGCTTGCTCGCCTGCGGCGAGCAGGGAACACCTGCCCACGACGTCCCTTCGTCGTCCAAGGCCCCGGCGCCCAAGTCGCTTCCGGCCGGCGAAGCGTACCTCGCGGTGCCCGATGGCCGGATCTGGTACAAGGTCTCGGGCGCCGGACCCGGCACGCCGGTGATCCTGCTCCATGGCGGCCCGGGGTACGCGAGCTTCTACCTCAAGCCGTTCGAGGAGCTGGGCGATGACCGGCCCGTAGTGCGCTACGACCAGCTGGGCGGCGGCAAGTCCGATCCGATCACCGACACCACCCGTTTCACCATCGCCCACTTCGTGCGCGAGCTCGACTCCCTGCGGGCCCACCTCGGCTATGCCAAGGTCCACCTGCTGGGCCACTCCTGGGGCACCATTCTCGCCATCGAGTACTATCGGGCCCATCCCGACCACGTGGCCAGCCTCACCCTGGCGAGCGCGGCACTCGATATCCCGGCCTGGGAGCGGAACGCCAGGCGGCTGGTGGCCACGCTTCCCGATTCCGCCCAGCGGGCCATCCGCGTCCGCGAGGCCGAGGGGAGGTTCGATGCTCCCGACTACCAGGCCGCGCTGGGGGAGTTCTACGGCAGATACGTGTGGCGCCACCCCGTAGAGGCGGATCTCGACAGTCTCATGAAGACGGTGAACGAGCATATCTACAACTACATGCAGGGACCCAGCGAGTTCACCATCACCGGCACGCTCAGGCACTACAACGCCACGGCGCTGCTCCGGACGGTACGGGTGCCGACCCTCTTCACGGTCGGCCAGTTCGACGAGGCAGACCCCGCCACCATCCGGCGCTTCGCGCGGATGACGCCGGGAGCACGAGTGGTCGTGCTGCCGGGCGCCGCGCACCTCACGCCTTGGGACGCCCGGGAGGAGAGCGTTCGGATCGAGCGGGCCTTCTTGCGCGCGGCGGATTCGACCGGGCCGTAG
- a CDS encoding SMI1/KNR4 family protein — translation MSGFYEPPPTSTSPFRDRLLHPQWATIERALGRPVPGILRELYGAPEALLHGHFYLDQPDGARRVWLDLFLPLDQEALHPYGKPLPSGAVAFADDEHGDPYFFVPDPSVFGDGPVYLLGLREGREEIQPVAASLAEFLRWHRHYTH, via the coding sequence ATGAGCGGATTCTACGAGCCACCTCCGACATCCACCTCGCCATTCCGCGACCGGCTCCTGCACCCGCAATGGGCCACCATCGAGCGGGCGCTCGGCCGGCCCGTACCCGGCATTCTGCGGGAGCTCTACGGCGCGCCCGAGGCGCTGCTGCACGGGCATTTCTATCTCGATCAGCCCGACGGAGCGCGCCGGGTGTGGTTGGACCTGTTCCTCCCGCTGGACCAGGAAGCGCTGCATCCTTACGGTAAGCCGCTTCCCTCAGGCGCGGTCGCGTTCGCGGACGACGAGCATGGCGACCCCTACTTTTTCGTCCCCGACCCCAGCGTGTTCGGAGATGGCCCGGTATATCTCCTGGGCCTGCGGGAAGGGCGAGAAGAGATCCAGCCGGTTGCCGCATCGTTGGCGGAGTTTCTGCGCTGGCACCGGCATTACACTCATTAG
- a CDS encoding nuclear transport factor 2 family protein, which produces MTAAAPTSTASVAQELVTLCRAGRNIEAINKLYSPKIVSIEPVGDEKMPAEMTGIEAVRGKNEGWYANNEVHGIEVNGPFVGEGQFAVRYAWDVTSKGTGQRIRMEEMALYTVKDGKIVREQFFYHMPGA; this is translated from the coding sequence ATGACTGCCGCCGCCCCCACCTCGACCGCATCCGTGGCCCAGGAGCTGGTGACCCTGTGCCGGGCCGGACGCAACATCGAGGCGATCAACAAGCTCTACTCGCCGAAGATCGTCAGCATCGAGCCGGTCGGTGACGAGAAGATGCCGGCCGAGATGACCGGCATCGAGGCGGTCCGCGGGAAGAACGAAGGGTGGTACGCCAACAACGAGGTGCACGGCATCGAGGTGAACGGGCCGTTCGTCGGCGAAGGTCAGTTCGCGGTCAGGTACGCCTGGGACGTGACTTCGAAGGGAACCGGGCAGCGTATCCGGATGGAGGAGATGGCTCTCTATACGGTCAAGGATGGGAAGATCGTGCGGGAGCAGTTCTTCTACCACATGCCCGGGGCGTAG
- a CDS encoding GNAT family N-acetyltransferase: MNVQHDPQRSRFVLPLDDGEAELIYAMSMFSEDVMDLQHTEISPSAQGHGVGDALVRAALAYAREHGFHVMATCPYVQAWLQRHPDERPRPEARRSG; this comes from the coding sequence ATGAACGTTCAACACGATCCTCAGCGCTCCCGCTTCGTGCTTCCGCTGGATGATGGGGAGGCGGAGCTCATTTATGCCATGTCCATGTTCAGCGAGGACGTGATGGATCTCCAGCATACGGAGATCTCGCCCTCGGCACAGGGTCACGGTGTCGGCGACGCCCTGGTGAGGGCAGCCCTGGCGTATGCACGTGAGCACGGCTTCCACGTCATGGCCACCTGTCCCTATGTACAGGCCTGGTTGCAGCGGCACCCGGACGAGCGGCCGAGGCCGGAGGCCAGGCGCTCAGGCTGA
- a CDS encoding cupin domain-containing protein, with amino-acid sequence MSDAPAAFPYVTHLNVLHGPLERIDVQTLVDECSDRWYNQTLCQVNQSVVRLGIVQGEYHWHKHDDEDEFFYVVEGRFLIDLEGRTVDLGPRQGFVVPKGVLHRPRAPERTVVLMVEGAGIVPTGD; translated from the coding sequence ATGTCCGATGCACCTGCCGCATTCCCCTACGTGACTCACCTGAATGTCCTCCACGGTCCGCTCGAGCGGATCGATGTGCAGACCCTGGTGGACGAGTGCAGCGATCGATGGTACAACCAGACGCTCTGTCAGGTGAACCAGTCCGTGGTCCGGCTGGGCATCGTGCAAGGCGAGTATCACTGGCACAAGCATGACGACGAGGACGAGTTCTTCTACGTCGTCGAGGGACGCTTTCTCATCGATCTCGAAGGGCGCACGGTCGACCTCGGTCCCCGTCAGGGGTTCGTGGTTCCCAAAGGGGTCCTCCATCGACCGCGGGCGCCGGAGCGCACCGTGGTGCTCATGGTGGAGGGCGCCGGGATCGTTCCGACCGGGGACTGA
- a CDS encoding DUF3291 domain-containing protein, with protein sequence MQERDQQLAQVNIGRVRGSMDQPIMSGFVARLAEINALADRSPGFVWRLQTEDGDATALRPYADERVLINMSVWTDLESLRDYVYRSGHAGVMRQRREWFERFEGVYVALWWVPAGHRPSLVEAVERLAHLETHGPTAYAFSFTQPFDRLGAPVRATRDDACPAL encoded by the coding sequence ATGCAGGAGCGCGACCAGCAGTTGGCCCAGGTGAACATCGGCCGGGTGCGTGGCTCCATGGACCAGCCGATCATGAGTGGGTTCGTGGCGCGATTGGCCGAGATCAACGCGCTGGCCGATCGCAGTCCGGGGTTCGTCTGGCGGCTGCAGACCGAGGACGGTGACGCCACGGCACTGCGGCCCTATGCGGACGAACGGGTGCTCATCAACATGTCGGTCTGGACCGATCTCGAGTCCCTGCGCGACTACGTCTATCGGAGCGGTCACGCCGGGGTCATGCGGCAACGGCGCGAGTGGTTCGAGCGTTTCGAAGGGGTCTATGTCGCGCTCTGGTGGGTTCCCGCGGGGCACCGTCCCTCCCTGGTCGAGGCGGTCGAGCGCCTGGCGCATCTGGAGACGCATGGGCCGACGGCCTACGCCTTCAGCTTCACTCAGCCGTTCGACCGGCTGGGTGCACCGGTCCGGGCCACACGGGACGATGCGTGTCCCGCTCTCTGA
- a CDS encoding DinB family protein, translating into MEIRSVARFLEYWDGFRGRTRRVIACIPPARIEWTHQPGKFTFGDLVRHLATIERYMYAETVSGRPSAYPGCGRELADGYEAVVGYFDRLAGESRAIFAALPDAALDRKCRTPAGTPITTWKWMRAMVEHEAHHRGQLYLMLGMLDVATPPLFGLTSEEVRARSV; encoded by the coding sequence GTGGAGATTCGTTCCGTCGCTCGGTTTCTCGAGTATTGGGACGGCTTCCGTGGCCGCACCCGCCGGGTCATCGCGTGCATTCCGCCGGCCCGGATCGAATGGACCCATCAGCCGGGCAAGTTCACCTTCGGCGATCTGGTGCGCCACCTTGCGACCATCGAGCGCTACATGTACGCCGAAACGGTCTCCGGACGGCCCAGCGCCTACCCTGGGTGCGGCCGGGAGCTGGCGGACGGCTACGAAGCCGTGGTCGGGTACTTCGATCGGCTGGCGGGCGAGTCGCGGGCGATCTTCGCTGCGCTGCCCGATGCCGCCCTGGACCGGAAGTGCCGCACTCCGGCGGGGACCCCGATCACGACCTGGAAGTGGATGCGCGCCATGGTGGAGCACGAGGCCCACCATCGGGGGCAGCTGTATCTCATGCTGGGCATGCTGGATGTGGCCACGCCTCCGCTGTTCGGCTTGACTTCGGAGGAGGTGAGGGCGCGGTCGGTCTGA
- a CDS encoding MBL fold metallo-hydrolase has translation MLRVTYIDGPTALIELGGVRFLTDPTFDPAGTEYRTATYVLRKTTAPAISATALGALDAVLLSHDHHFDNLDHAGRLVLRQAERILTTPEGAGRLGPTATGLAPWESVDLPARDGRPIRVTALPARHGPAGGDRGPVIGFALAYADDPARAIYLSGDTVWFDQVAAIATRMSVQVAFLFMGAARVLQVGPAHLTFTATEAIDAARVFAPAPIVPLHFEGWAHFSESREGITQVFRAAGLEHRLVWLEPGRPTELTFG, from the coding sequence ATGCTCCGTGTGACCTACATCGACGGGCCGACAGCGCTGATCGAGCTGGGAGGCGTGCGCTTCCTGACCGACCCGACGTTCGATCCGGCGGGGACCGAGTACCGCACCGCCACGTACGTGCTCCGGAAGACCACCGCTCCGGCCATCTCAGCCACGGCGCTCGGCGCCCTGGACGCGGTGTTGCTGAGTCACGACCATCACTTCGACAATCTGGACCACGCCGGACGCCTGGTGCTCCGTCAGGCCGAGCGGATCCTGACGACCCCGGAGGGTGCAGGGAGATTGGGACCCACCGCCACGGGGCTGGCCCCATGGGAATCGGTCGACCTGCCTGCTCGGGATGGCCGGCCCATTCGAGTTACCGCGTTGCCGGCGCGTCATGGACCCGCGGGGGGCGATCGTGGCCCCGTGATCGGGTTTGCCCTGGCGTATGCGGACGATCCCGCGCGGGCGATCTATCTGTCCGGGGACACGGTGTGGTTCGACCAGGTGGCCGCGATTGCCACGCGCATGTCCGTGCAGGTCGCGTTTCTATTCATGGGCGCGGCGCGGGTGCTCCAGGTCGGCCCGGCGCACCTCACCTTCACCGCGACCGAAGCCATCGACGCGGCCCGGGTCTTTGCCCCCGCACCGATCGTCCCGTTGCACTTCGAAGGGTGGGCCCACTTCAGCGAATCGCGAGAGGGGATCACGCAGGTGTTCAGGGCGGCCGGCCTCGAGCACCGGCTCGTGTGGCTGGAGCCGGGCCGGCCGACGGAGCTGACGTTCGGCTGA
- a CDS encoding GNAT family N-acetyltransferase codes for MTDRVRVRLATPDDADVVAGHRARMFRDMGQLPPELFEPLRSSARERLTVAIGSGEYVGWLACPRESPDAVIAGAGVQLRLVLPHPRRRADGRVVVASGRHAIVLNVFTEPPWRRQGVAELLMRHIVEWARRERLDRLVLHASSEGRSLYDRLGFVPTNEMRLPDDLGLAVAEGGATRPADW; via the coding sequence ATGACGGACCGCGTCCGGGTGCGTCTCGCCACGCCTGACGATGCCGACGTGGTCGCGGGACATCGCGCTCGGATGTTCCGCGACATGGGCCAGCTCCCTCCCGAGCTCTTCGAGCCGCTCCGGTCCAGCGCGCGGGAGCGGCTGACCGTGGCCATCGGAAGCGGAGAATACGTCGGCTGGCTGGCCTGCCCCCGGGAGTCACCCGACGCGGTGATCGCAGGCGCCGGCGTCCAGCTGCGGCTGGTGCTTCCCCATCCGCGCAGGCGCGCCGACGGCAGGGTCGTCGTGGCGAGCGGGCGTCACGCGATCGTCCTCAATGTCTTCACCGAGCCGCCCTGGCGCCGCCAGGGAGTGGCCGAGCTGCTGATGCGGCACATCGTCGAATGGGCCCGGAGGGAGCGGCTCGACCGACTGGTGCTCCATGCGTCGAGCGAGGGTCGGTCCCTCTACGATCGGCTGGGATTCGTGCCCACCAACGAGATGCGGCTGCCGGATGATCTCGGTCTGGCCGTTGCGGAGGGAGGCGCCACTCGCCCGGCGGACTGGTGA
- a CDS encoding UBP-type zinc finger domain-containing protein has product MSQSPVTCPHTPAGPPPPPRTPAGCEECLAIGGHWVHLRLCLSCGHVGCCDNSPGRHATKHFQSSHHPVMQSFEPGENWGWCYLEDRELGPFTPLRAAGRRG; this is encoded by the coding sequence ATGAGCCAGTCGCCGGTGACGTGCCCGCACACCCCGGCGGGACCACCTCCCCCGCCACGCACCCCGGCGGGGTGCGAGGAGTGCCTCGCCATCGGTGGGCACTGGGTTCATCTGCGGCTCTGTCTGAGCTGCGGCCATGTCGGCTGCTGCGACAACTCACCGGGCCGGCACGCCACCAAGCATTTCCAGAGCTCGCACCATCCCGTGATGCAGTCGTTCGAGCCGGGTGAGAACTGGGGCTGGTGCTACCTCGAGGACCGCGAGCTGGGGCCGTTCACCCCACTGCGAGCCGCTGGAAGGCGCGGGTGA
- a CDS encoding flavin reductase family protein produces the protein MNPVEAVFRRLTLGVYVVGVAAQGQADGFTAAWVMQASFDPLLLALSINRGHASYPLLQAGGSFVVNLLKHEQLDLASRFGTQSGRDRDKLAGVRWRPSRGGAPILEDALGYFDCRLEGSMAAGDHDVVLGRVLDARLLDPKAVPLRYAETGNLDGSSALFPTEL, from the coding sequence ATGAACCCGGTCGAAGCGGTCTTCCGGCGGCTCACCCTCGGCGTCTACGTGGTCGGTGTCGCCGCCCAGGGACAAGCCGACGGCTTCACCGCCGCCTGGGTCATGCAGGCTTCGTTCGATCCCCTGCTGCTCGCCCTCAGCATCAACCGGGGGCACGCCTCCTACCCATTGCTCCAGGCCGGCGGCAGCTTCGTCGTCAACCTGCTCAAGCACGAGCAGCTCGACCTCGCGAGCAGGTTCGGAACCCAGTCGGGCCGCGACCGCGACAAGCTGGCCGGCGTGCGTTGGCGCCCGAGCCGGGGTGGCGCGCCGATTCTGGAGGACGCCCTGGGGTACTTCGACTGCCGGCTCGAAGGATCCATGGCGGCCGGCGATCACGACGTGGTCCTCGGCCGGGTGCTCGACGCCCGGTTGCTGGATCCCAAGGCAGTGCCGCTGAGGTATGCCGAGACCGGAAACCTGGACGGCAGCAGCGCGCTTTTTCCGACGGAGCTCTGA
- a CDS encoding low affinity iron permease family protein: MRPTKSRSWFTRFCKTTSYLAGRPAAFILAATVVVIWLVTGPFFHFSDTWQLVINTGTTIVTFIMVFLIQNTQNRDTEALQVKLDELLRVTTGAHNALLDMEELEDAELQRVRAGYAKLAELARADLRKGMPDTGSPDVD; encoded by the coding sequence ATGCGGCCGACCAAGTCACGCTCCTGGTTTACCCGATTCTGCAAGACCACCTCCTATCTCGCCGGGAGGCCAGCGGCCTTCATTCTCGCGGCCACTGTGGTGGTGATCTGGCTGGTCACCGGCCCGTTCTTCCACTTCAGCGACACCTGGCAGTTGGTCATCAATACCGGGACCACCATCGTCACGTTCATCATGGTGTTCCTGATTCAGAACACCCAGAATCGCGACACCGAAGCCCTCCAGGTCAAGCTGGATGAGCTGCTCCGGGTCACCACGGGGGCGCACAACGCCCTGCTCGACATGGAGGAGCTGGAGGACGCGGAACTCCAGCGGGTCCGCGCCGGCTATGCCAAGCTCGCCGAGCTGGCGCGCGCCGACCTGCGCAAGGGGATGCCGGACACCGGCAGCCCGGACGTCGATTGA
- a CDS encoding DUF3574 domain-containing protein encodes MSRSLTQGSRWLWALAAAGVAVGCARPEATVAAAPSAACEARDASFVRDLLYFGRNRPNGGEVADAEWEGFLDEVVTPKFPDGLTIVEAHGRWRGRSGIVEHERTELVTVLHPADSVSQRAVEEIAMEYKRHFGQEAVLRERLAVCTRFF; translated from the coding sequence GTGTCCCGCTCTCTGACCCAGGGCTCAAGATGGCTCTGGGCACTTGCCGCCGCGGGTGTCGCCGTGGGCTGTGCTCGGCCAGAGGCCACCGTCGCCGCGGCGCCCAGCGCGGCCTGTGAGGCGCGCGACGCTTCATTCGTGCGGGATCTGCTCTACTTCGGCCGGAACCGCCCCAATGGGGGCGAGGTGGCCGACGCCGAATGGGAAGGGTTTCTCGACGAGGTCGTCACGCCCAAATTTCCCGATGGCTTGACCATCGTCGAGGCACACGGCCGGTGGCGGGGCCGTAGCGGGATCGTGGAGCACGAGCGCACCGAGCTCGTCACGGTGCTGCATCCCGCGGATTCGGTGTCTCAGCGCGCCGTCGAGGAGATCGCGATGGAGTACAAGCGGCACTTCGGTCAGGAGGCGGTGTTGCGCGAGCGGCTCGCCGTCTGCACTCGCTTCTTCTAG
- a CDS encoding DUF6496 domain-containing protein: MVAKKASSRKSSGRKYSKSASKSVKSAMRRRKSGTLKRGKSGHGGKVKSRKQAIAIGLSEARKKGAKVPKKKSSAKRRRSKSKS, encoded by the coding sequence ATGGTGGCGAAGAAAGCGTCCTCGCGGAAGTCGAGCGGCCGGAAGTACAGCAAGAGCGCGAGCAAGAGCGTCAAGAGCGCGATGCGCCGTCGCAAAAGCGGCACGCTCAAGCGGGGAAAATCGGGTCACGGCGGTAAGGTAAAGAGCCGCAAGCAGGCGATCGCGATCGGCCTCTCGGAGGCTCGCAAGAAGGGCGCGAAGGTGCCAAAGAAGAAGAGCTCCGCCAAGAGGAGGCGGTCGAAGTCCAAGTCCTGA
- a CDS encoding arginase family protein, with translation MSTLVIIDVPSNLGLRPSGVEQLPEALRRAGLPRRLGARVVRRLEPAAAYHAIRDPETTLLNGPGLREAANALADAVADVVGRGEIPVVLAGDCSVVLGGLLGLRRAARHQGRGSRPGLLFVDGHVDFYQPAASPTGEVADMDLALATGRGPDLLAKLDPAGPLVRDEDVVAVGARDAEERDAAGSQDVRATGIHLFELERVRRDGMAVVAGEALAVVAGPELDAGFWLHLDADVLDDAVMPAVDYRQPGGLAPAELVMLLRAASRSGRMAGLSVSIYNPVLDPGGAGAAVLVECLGAGLSSPEQGA, from the coding sequence GTGTCCACGCTGGTCATCATCGATGTCCCGTCCAATCTGGGCCTCCGCCCCTCGGGCGTGGAGCAGCTGCCGGAGGCGCTGCGGCGTGCGGGACTTCCCCGCCGGCTCGGGGCCCGGGTCGTCCGTCGTCTGGAACCCGCCGCAGCATACCACGCCATCCGGGACCCGGAAACGACGCTGCTCAACGGTCCTGGGCTACGAGAAGCGGCCAACGCCCTGGCCGACGCCGTAGCCGATGTGGTCGGTCGGGGTGAGATCCCGGTGGTGCTGGCGGGGGACTGCAGCGTCGTGCTGGGCGGTCTGCTCGGTCTCCGCCGCGCGGCGCGGCACCAGGGCCGGGGAAGCCGCCCGGGCCTGCTGTTCGTGGACGGCCACGTGGACTTCTATCAGCCGGCCGCGTCACCCACCGGAGAAGTGGCCGACATGGATCTCGCCCTGGCCACTGGCCGGGGACCCGACCTGCTGGCCAAGCTGGACCCCGCGGGCCCTTTGGTCCGCGATGAGGACGTGGTGGCGGTGGGCGCGCGCGACGCCGAGGAGCGTGACGCTGCGGGAAGTCAGGATGTCCGGGCCACCGGCATTCACCTCTTCGAGCTGGAGCGCGTGCGCCGAGATGGAATGGCCGTCGTGGCCGGCGAGGCGCTGGCGGTGGTCGCGGGTCCCGAGCTCGACGCTGGTTTCTGGCTCCATCTCGATGCCGACGTGCTCGACGACGCCGTGATGCCGGCCGTCGATTACCGGCAGCCGGGAGGGCTGGCGCCTGCCGAGCTGGTGATGCTGCTGCGCGCCGCCTCACGCAGCGGGCGGATGGCCGGGCTGAGTGTGTCGATCTATAACCCGGTCCTCGATCCCGGCGGCGCGGGGGCGGCGGTACTGGTCGAATGTCTCGGAGCCGGCCTGAGCTCACCGGAGCAGGGCGCGTGA
- the mug gene encoding G/U mismatch-specific DNA glycosylase — translation MPRAESFRRPTRSEVLAAAGGTVPDLVGPGLGVLFCGINPSLYSSAVGYHFARPGNRFWRTLHAAGFTERLLAPWEGDRLLASGYGITNLVSRASASAAELASAELRAGRIRLERKVGRLAPRWVAILGIGAYASAFRVVRPRVGRQEERLAGAGLWLLPNPSGLNANHQLPELAEAFAALRVAPETP, via the coding sequence GTGCCCCGCGCCGAGAGCTTTCGCCGGCCGACCCGATCGGAGGTGCTCGCCGCCGCCGGTGGCACTGTACCGGATCTCGTGGGGCCGGGGCTCGGGGTGCTGTTCTGCGGCATCAATCCAAGTTTGTATTCCAGCGCCGTCGGATACCACTTCGCCCGGCCGGGCAACCGGTTCTGGCGCACGCTGCACGCCGCGGGCTTCACCGAGCGGTTGCTGGCACCGTGGGAGGGCGATCGCCTGCTGGCATCGGGCTACGGGATCACCAACCTGGTGTCACGCGCGAGCGCCAGCGCAGCCGAGCTCGCCTCAGCCGAGCTCCGCGCGGGGCGCATCAGGTTGGAGCGGAAGGTGGGGCGGCTCGCTCCTCGGTGGGTCGCCATTCTGGGGATTGGAGCTTACGCCTCGGCGTTTCGCGTGGTCCGGCCGCGAGTCGGTCGACAGGAGGAGCGCCTGGCTGGGGCCGGCCTGTGGCTGCTGCCCAATCCGAGCGGCTTGAATGCCAACCACCAGCTGCCCGAGTTGGCGGAGGCCTTCGCCGCGTTGCGGGTTGCGCCGGAGACGCCGTGA
- a CDS encoding nucleoside deaminase, which translates to MDQFLQVALDEARQGQTEGGIPIGSVLVAGGRVLGRGHNRRVQKGSAVLHAEMDALERAGRQPASVYRSSVLYTTLSPCAMCSGAIVLYGIPRVVIGENRTFRGEEELLRSRGVTLDVVDDPTCTDLLASFIRAHPELWNEDIGR; encoded by the coding sequence ATGGATCAGTTCCTCCAGGTGGCGTTGGACGAGGCACGGCAGGGACAAACCGAAGGTGGCATCCCGATCGGCTCCGTCCTCGTCGCGGGCGGACGCGTGCTCGGCCGCGGCCATAATCGGCGGGTGCAGAAAGGAAGTGCCGTCCTCCACGCCGAGATGGATGCGTTGGAGCGGGCAGGAAGACAACCCGCTTCGGTGTATCGGAGCTCGGTGCTCTACACCACGCTCTCGCCCTGTGCCATGTGTAGTGGCGCCATCGTCCTGTATGGCATTCCCCGGGTCGTCATCGGGGAGAATCGCACCTTTCGCGGTGAAGAGGAGCTGCTGCGCTCCCGCGGGGTGACCCTGGACGTGGTCGACGACCCGACCTGCACCGATCTGCTCGCGAGCTTCATCCGCGCCCATCCGGAGCTCTGGAACGAGGATATCGGGCGCTGA